TCCTTGAGGGCGTTTGAGGAGACTTGAACTCACGAATTGAGTGTGGCGCACTCAGATGTTACCAACTACATCACACCCGCAATTCCGAAGCTGGCAACAGGAGTCGAACCTGCAACCTACCGATTACAAATCGGTTGCTCTGCCACATTGAGCTATACCAGCATTTGGTGGCGGGGGTAGGAATTGAACCTACTAATAAAAGGCTTATGAGACCTCCAAGCCTACCGTGGCTAAGTCACCCGCATTGCACCAAACAACATTTTGGTGGGTCGTTGGAGACTCGAACTCCAACTTCACTGCTTAAAAGGCAGTTGCTCTGCCAATTGAGCTAACGACCCATATCTTGTTGGAAAATCCTGAATTTAGATTATGATACTTCCAGCCGGACTCGAAAGTTTAAAATTGGTTGCTTCAAAGTTGTGACTACAAAAATAGAAGTTGTATGCGATCGCTGTGGTAAGTCATTTTTTCGCTCCATTAGTAAATACAATCAGGATGTCAAAAAAGGCTGGATGCAGTTCTGTTCTAAAGAATGCCATTGGCTAGCTCAAGATAAAAGACAAGAGGTTGTTTGTGCTAACTGTGGTACTACATTTATTAAGCAGCTAGCACAAATTAGGCAGACTAAGAACAATTTTTGCTCTCGATCTTGTTCTGCGACTTATTCCAACAAGCATAAAACCAAAGGAAACCGAAGATCTAAACTTGAAATTTGGCTCGAATCTCAACTGTCTGTGCTTTATCCAGCGTTAGATATTCATTACAATCGTAAAGATGCGATCGATGCAGAACTAGATATTTACATTCCTTCGATTACTTTAGCCATAGAGTTAAACGGTATTTTTCACTATGAGCCAATTTATGGAAAAAACAAGCTCTTACAAATTCAAAACAATGACAAGAGAAAGTTTCAGGCTTGTTTAGAAATAGGAATAGAGCTATGTTGGATCGATACATCCAGTCTGACTTATTTCAAAGTCAATAAAGCTCAGAATTACTTACAAATAATCACTCAAATTATTGACAGTAAATTGAATCTTAGTGAGTTAAAAATTTAGCAGACTGAATTGAGGAAGTAACAATAACTTCCTTCATGCTCCTGGTGAGATTTGAACTCACAACCTACCGACCCTAAATCGGTCGCCTGCTTCCAGTTGGGCTACAGGAGCACAATTTAATGCCATCCAAGTTAATGCTGAACTTGAGAGAGCATAACTGAGGAAGCAGGGCTTGAACCTGCATTTTTCCGCTTTCAAAGAGCGGTGCCATACCGATTAGGCGATTCCTCAAGGAATATTGGCTGCCCCAGTAGGAATCGAACCTACAACCTCCGCGTTAACAGCGCGTTGCTCTGCCAATTGAGCTATAGGGCATTGAACCAGTCCCCCAGGTCAGTATCGAACTCAGGACTTACGCACCCAGCCAGATTATCGACGGAAGAATGAGGCTTCTAGCTTCTAACGCAACTCTTAAAACCACGAGATTTCGTTTCAGTGCGTAAGTCCTAGAACTGACGACCTCTGGTTTTTCAGACCAGCGCTCTCACCAAGCTGAGCTACCAGGGGATAACGAGAACGGAAGGAATTGAACCCTCATCATCAGGGTCGAAACCTGATATGTTATCCTTTACACTACGTTCTCAAGGCGGAGAGAGAGGGAGTCGAACCCACAGTGAGATAGTTAATCCCACCACTGTTTAGCAAACAGCTTGCTTTGCCAATGGCGATCTCTCCACAATGGGTCGGGCTGGAATTGAACCAGCAACCATAAACGGACTGTTTTACAGACAGCTACCCCCACCAATAGGTGAGCCGACCCAAATCATTCGTAGAGACGTAGCAGTGCTACGTCTCTACAGAAGTAAAATTCAAGCTGAATTGATAGTTTCAGGCTGGGAAAATGTCTTAACCGTTCTGGCAACTGCTTTATCTATTGCATACAAAACTTTTATTGAATTGAGTATGCAATAGAACGCAGAGACTAGGATTTGTTCGCGCAGCGTCTCCGTTAGGAGATACCTAGAACATCGACTTTGGAGATCGAGATGTTGCCGTTACACCATCCCTGCATCTGGTAGCAGTGGCGAGAGTTGAACTCGCATATCCTCACTTATGAGATGAGTACCTTGCCGTTAGGTGACACTGCGTCGATTTGGAGTCTGAGATGGGAATTGAACCCATGATGAACTGTTTTGCAGACAGTTGCCTTCCCACTTGGCTACTCAGACATTTGGCAGTCCTGACGGGAGTTGCACCCGCTTCTCTGTAGTTGAAAATCACAGCGACTTCTCTATTTGCCCACAGGACTACGACGGGGATGACGGGACTTGAACCCGCGACTTTCTGTTCGACAGACAGGCGCTCTTCTCTACTGAGCTACACCCCCAAATGTGGCAATCTATGAAGTTTTCAAGGTTCTGATGGATTGATGCTGGGCTTTGGATTGGCTTCGCATCACTCATACTACATTTATAATACATATACTACAGAATGTCAACCCCATACTACAAATTTTTTGAAAGTTTGAGAGAGCAACAGATTTGCATTTAGCTGTATTACTCTCTCTGTCTTAGCTTCAGCCATCACACGCAAGAGGAAATAGGTGAGAGGCTATCTTGCCACAACTTGTAGATCCAGGATTCAGCCTTTGAGTCGCTCAGGGGTGCGAAGAAGATACCTTCATCTGCAACTGGACTTTCGGCGATCCAAACTCCTGTCAGGGTGACTTCAATAGATTCGTCGTCAACCTTAACCACAGAGCTAGCTTCGTGGTGTAACAGTAGTCCTAGTTCAACTAGTCCAACCCCAATAGCGGGAAGCAAAAAGGATGCTTCAGTTGGAGTAATATGGAGACTACATCCCAAAGACAATGCGAGGAGAGAACGCGAGGCGATCGCATGGTCTAGGGAAGTGTCCACTAGCTCCATATGCAATCCGGTTTCGGTGTAAGTTAACTTCAGCATTCCGGTTTTACTAGTTGATATCAACGGTTTCTTGGGTTTTCCAAAACTGGTCGCCAAAGGCAACAGCAGGATGAGCGGGGGCTTTGGGTTTGGCTTGTAGTACCATTCCAACTTCATGAAGAAGGCGATCGCCTTTAACTTGGTTGCATCTTTCGCAAGCTGTCACCACGTTTTCCCATTTGTGCTGTCCCCCTTTAGAACGAGGGATGACGTGATCGATGGTGAGACGCTTATTGCTACTACAGTATTGACAAGTGTGATTGTCTCGTCTCAGTAAGTCCCGCCGATTGACAGGAGGAACTTTCCAATGCCGTTCTGGATTGCCACCTTTAAGGCGAATTTGGGGAGAAATTTGGATAACTATGCTGGGAGAACGGATTTCCCAGTATTTCCCATTGCCCAGATCTAAAGATTCCGCTTGTTCTCTCACTAGTAGGGCGATCGCCCTTTTGAGGTTGATTCTAGTTAGCGGTAAGTAGTTCTTGGAAAATACTACAACCGTGTTTTGTAGTATGTCTGGCGGCTGAACTTCCATACATTTATTACTCCTAAAAAATAACCCCCACTCCTGAAACTCAGAAGCGGGGGTTGGGGGAAATTGGTACTTTTTACCCTATGTTGGTGCTAGAAACTGCTGCACCTCCCGCTTTGGTGGACTTTACCCAGATTTATGACTGCTGCAATAATATCGAAATCTCTGCGATCGCTGGCGCGATCGCCTTTTGGACTCCGCTGTACCCAATTACTAAATAACTCACAACTTCCCTCACCCAAATACAACAAAGCTCCGCCGACCTCAGCTTTCATGGCTGTGGAGGGCGAGCTATGTAGTGTCGATGAGAATTTGGGAGTCATTGAAGGTAAGTTCTGTTTGTATTACAAGTTAACTGTTTATATACTACACACGTCAGATTGATTTGTCCAGAAATTTGTGAGTTATTTTTTTAAGCTTTGTAAAATTAGCCCCTACTCCCGTTAACATAAGCTGCTGTAATTGGGTTTTGAGGTGCTGCAAATATTTGCTCGGTGACACCATACTCAATCAATTGTCCTCGATCTTGGTTGACCCAAAAGCAAGCGACATAATCGGCGATGCGTCGAGCTTGGGGCAGATTGTGGGTGACAATTACGACTGTATAATTATTTCGCAAGTTGAGAATTAAATCTTCTACTACGCCGCTAGAAATAGGATCTAAGGCGCTACAAGGTTCATCCATGAGGATAACTTGGGGATTAAGAGCAAGGGCGCGAGCGATGCAGAGGCGTTGTTGTTGACCGCCAGATAGAGATAGGGCACTACTTTGCAACCTATCTTTGACTTCATCCCATAATCCTACTGCGCGCAGACTATTTTCGACGATCTGGTCGAGGCGATCGCGGTCTTTAATTCCATGTTCTTGGAGGGGGAAAACCAGGTTTTTCCAAATGGATAAGGGGAAAGGATTGGGTTTTTGGCAAATCAGACTGACTCGGCGACGCAATGCTATAGCATCTGTTTTGGG
This genomic window from Merismopedia glauca CCAP 1448/3 contains:
- a CDS encoding HNH endonuclease — encoded protein: MEVQPPDILQNTVVVFSKNYLPLTRINLKRAIALLVREQAESLDLGNGKYWEIRSPSIVIQISPQIRLKGGNPERHWKVPPVNRRDLLRRDNHTCQYCSSNKRLTIDHVIPRSKGGQHKWENVVTACERCNQVKGDRLLHEVGMVLQAKPKAPAHPAVAFGDQFWKTQETVDIN
- a CDS encoding phosphate ABC transporter ATP-binding protein, translated to MTYIKDSIATPCICQVELPEDFHPLIQTHQLSLQYGSKSAFGNVTLSIPAGEITAIVGPSGCGKSSFLCCLNRLTDLIPCCQVSGDIQIGTLNVLHPKTDAIALRRRVSLICQKPNPFPLSIWKNLVFPLQEHGIKDRDRLDQIVENSLRAVGLWDEVKDRLQSSALSLSGGQQQRLCIARALALNPQVILMDEPCSALDPISSGVVEDLILNLRNNYTVVIVTHNLPQARRIADYVACFWVNQDRGQLIEYGVTEQIFAAPQNPITAAYVNGSRG
- a CDS encoding alr0857 family protein is translated as MLKLTYTETGLHMELVDTSLDHAIASRSLLALSLGCSLHITPTEASFLLPAIGVGLVELGLLLHHEASSVVKVDDESIEVTLTGVWIAESPVADEGIFFAPLSDSKAESWIYKLWQDSLSPISSCV